One region of Mucilaginibacter sp. 14171R-50 genomic DNA includes:
- a CDS encoding cytochrome C oxidase subunit IV family protein, with translation MSSETTEVHHDEHGEGMTRKKIWKVFGILLAITVVEFIIALVLVPKGIIPLHTANPIYIVLTLAKAFYIVAYFMHLKFERIGLALSIIVPILFIIGLILVLTNESHYWIDLRM, from the coding sequence ATGTCATCAGAAACAACAGAAGTTCACCACGACGAGCACGGTGAAGGAATGACCCGGAAAAAAATATGGAAAGTATTTGGCATTTTACTTGCCATAACGGTTGTTGAATTTATTATTGCATTGGTATTGGTGCCCAAGGGAATTATACCTTTGCATACAGCCAACCCTATATACATAGTGTTAACGCTGGCTAAAGCGTTTTACATTGTTGCGTACTTTATGCACTTAAAGTTCGAAAGGATCGGGTTAGCCCTATCTATCATAGTGCCTATATTGTTTATCATAGGCTTAATATTAGTGCTTACAAACGAAAGCCATTACTGGATAGACCTTAGGATGTAA
- a CDS encoding SCO family protein, whose amino-acid sequence MRKGYILKKIIILVLILALPGFLYYLLTAKGKNRYKPLPFYGPKMVAKTGHKFHGKYIPDTIYHKLSDFNLTDQNGKPVSFKNFDKKIFVASFFYTNCPDICSAVNKNISELVYAYRKNRMVYFTSITVDPERDTPPALKKYSSRYETTNKWLFLSGDTATTYSLARNGFLVNAVQKNEHDFIYSDKLILIDAEKRIRGYYDGTSAADITKLNDEIKVLIAEELRKVDKPLY is encoded by the coding sequence ATGCGTAAAGGATACATCCTAAAAAAAATAATAATCCTGGTATTGATATTAGCTTTACCGGGATTTTTATATTATTTACTAACCGCTAAAGGTAAAAACAGGTATAAGCCGCTGCCTTTTTACGGGCCAAAAATGGTAGCCAAAACAGGGCACAAGTTTCACGGTAAGTATATCCCTGATACCATTTACCACAAACTGAGCGATTTTAACCTGACAGACCAAAATGGCAAACCGGTGTCTTTTAAAAACTTCGACAAAAAAATATTTGTTGCCAGTTTTTTTTATACCAATTGCCCGGATATTTGCAGCGCGGTAAATAAGAACATCAGCGAACTGGTATATGCGTACCGTAAAAACCGCATGGTTTATTTTACATCGATAACGGTAGACCCTGAACGCGATACGCCACCTGCACTAAAGAAGTATAGCTCGAGATACGAAACGACTAATAAATGGCTTTTTTTATCGGGCGATACTGCTACCACCTATAGCCTGGCACGTAATGGCTTTTTGGTTAATGCCGTGCAAAAAAACGAGCACGACTTTATTTACAGCGACAAGCTCATACTCATAGATGCCGAAAAACGTATAAGAGGGTATTACGATGGTACATCTGCAGCCGATATCACCAAACTTAA